The segment GACGCGGCGGGCGGAGCGTACGAACTGGCGGTTGGTCTCGGCTTCGGCGAGGTTGGGCGTGGACAGGCCCGCCTCGACCGAGATGCCGTGGACGCCGAGGAACAGCAGGTCGAAGTGGAGCGAGTCGATGGCGCGGTCGGCGACCGGGCCGACCAGGGAGTCCGAGGGGGTCCGGACGCCGCCGGTCAGGACGACGGTGGCGGCGCCCTCGCGGGAGCCGGGGCGGCGGGAGGCGGCGTGGAAGACGTCGGCGACGCGTACGGAGTTCGTGACGACGGTCAGGTCGGGGACGTCGAGGAGGCGGTGGGCGAGGGCGTAGGTCGTGGTGCCGCCGGACAGGGCGATGGCGCTGCCGGGGGTGACGAGCTGGGCGGCGGCGCGGGCGATGGCCTCCTTGGCGCCGAGTTCGAGGCTGGACTTGGCCTCGAAGCCGGGCTCGTGGCTGCTGGCCTCGACGACGGGGACGGCGCCGCCGTGCACCTTCTCGACGACACCCTGGCGGGCGAGGGCGTCCAGGTCGCGGCGCACGGTCATGTCGGAGACATTGAGCTTTCGGGTCAGCTCGTTGACGCGGACACCACCACGCCGCCGGACCTCGTCCAGAATCAGGGCGCGCCGCTGCTCCGCGAGCAGGTT is part of the Streptomyces sp. NBC_01262 genome and harbors:
- a CDS encoding DeoR/GlpR family DNA-binding transcription regulator, with translation MSDNQNLLAEQRRALILDEVRRRGGVRVNELTRKLNVSDMTVRRDLDALARQGVVEKVHGGAVPVVEASSHEPGFEAKSSLELGAKEAIARAAAQLVTPGSAIALSGGTTTYALAHRLLDVPDLTVVTNSVRVADVFHAASRRPGSREGAATVVLTGGVRTPSDSLVGPVADRAIDSLHFDLLFLGVHGISVEAGLSTPNLAEAETNRQFVRSARRVIVIADHTKWGTVGLSSFASLEDVDTLVTDAGIPEVLREEISEHLADLIVAGGADLSGTD